In Polaribacter sp. L3A8, a genomic segment contains:
- a CDS encoding SusC/RagA family TonB-linked outer membrane protein has product MRKKITLLLLLLIGFCASAQTINVKGVVTDAKTGDPLPGVSIIIKGTVVGVQTDFDGLYSLSNLEKGTTLVFSYLGYTKKEVVINQQTLNVALEESAESLDEIVVIGYGKQKRKDVTGSVSIVGEETLNILKPIDATSALQGTTSGVAVNLSSGAPGAKVNILIRGVSSNTNNQPLTIVDGYEGDLNSINPNDIESITVLKDAQAAIYGIKGANGVVLVTTKIGKKNKKATVRYDTYAAFQQTTKKLDYLNATEYALVLNEAYAASGQTVPFSNVNSLGKGTNWQDELFNDALLMNHNISLSGGGESFRYFVSASRTEQDGIIAKDKSNFIRNNIKLNLGVDISEKLNFSVIANYFTSASQGFDGSLLFNGLNYAPTFGVAENDTNNFLGIEVVNPLSLLNNTFGENNGNGIEGNFKLEYKPIEGLNVVSRVGYKIYNEKQRSFTPIQEYGNSKVYNKTQSSVYQFKATSTRVNWETFATYQKTFAENHNTTFTAGTSVQNDLFDGIYATGFDVPNNSYDFADISLTNSQSEQRSLNTGNGDIRLTSFFGRVQYDYKGKYLFSGLIRRDGASVFDEALRVDNFWSVTSGWKISDEDFLKDSETISFLKLRASYGTLGNLVGDNLYRSLLNGEGEYVLDGSLVDGTAQGGLPNKLAQWETAEKLDIGLDINFFDDKLTVVADYFEETRKDLLIENFPVSGLLGSAAPGGANPTVNAGTSKNTGGELALNYKAISKEDFTLNFGYNVTYVKNEVTEVLDGAFVEGGSFAVGNLAPSRMEVGQPIGYFLGLQTDGIFQTQAEVNAHPSQSGLGAAVTSPGDIRYKDTNEDGVINFEDRVNIGKPQADFYMGFNVSATYKNWDFTSYLYAELGKDMVRNFERFLPNVNKPAYYLDRWTGAGTSNSVPRLTNDATNNKLFSDFFVEDASFLRMQNIQIGYNFAPELLEKVGLSKVRLYTSINNLFTLTDYTGYDPSINDGAIGAGIDSGSYPSARQFLLGLNVTF; this is encoded by the coding sequence ATGAGAAAAAAAATCACATTATTACTCCTTTTACTTATAGGTTTTTGTGCGTCTGCACAAACTATAAATGTAAAGGGTGTTGTTACAGATGCTAAAACAGGCGATCCATTGCCTGGAGTAAGTATAATAATTAAAGGAACAGTTGTTGGAGTTCAAACAGATTTCGACGGACTTTATAGTCTTTCTAATTTAGAAAAAGGAACAACCCTTGTCTTTAGTTATTTAGGATATACCAAAAAAGAAGTGGTAATTAATCAACAAACACTTAATGTAGCGTTAGAAGAATCAGCAGAATCTTTAGATGAAATTGTAGTTATTGGCTATGGTAAACAAAAGAGAAAGGATGTTACAGGTTCTGTTTCTATTGTAGGTGAAGAAACTTTAAATATTTTAAAACCAATAGATGCAACAAGTGCATTACAGGGAACAACATCTGGTGTTGCTGTAAACTTGTCTTCTGGTGCTCCTGGTGCTAAAGTAAATATTTTAATTAGAGGTGTAAGTTCAAATACAAACAATCAGCCATTAACAATTGTAGATGGTTACGAAGGAGATTTAAATAGTATCAATCCAAATGATATTGAATCGATTACGGTTTTAAAAGATGCACAAGCTGCTATTTATGGTATAAAAGGAGCAAATGGTGTTGTTTTGGTAACGACTAAAATTGGTAAGAAAAATAAGAAAGCAACGGTAAGGTATGATACTTATGCGGCTTTTCAGCAAACTACCAAAAAATTAGATTATTTAAATGCAACTGAATATGCTTTAGTTTTAAATGAGGCTTATGCAGCAAGCGGACAAACAGTACCTTTTAGTAATGTAAACTCTTTAGGTAAAGGTACAAACTGGCAAGATGAACTTTTTAATGATGCATTATTAATGAATCATAATATTAGTTTATCTGGTGGTGGAGAAAGTTTTAGATATTTTGTAAGTGCATCTCGTACAGAACAAGATGGTATTATCGCTAAAGATAAATCGAATTTCATTAGAAATAATATCAAATTAAATTTAGGTGTAGACATCAGCGAAAAATTAAATTTCTCTGTAATTGCAAACTATTTTACAAGTGCATCTCAAGGTTTTGATGGATCGTTATTATTTAATGGTTTAAATTATGCACCAACTTTTGGTGTTGCAGAAAACGATACCAATAATTTTTTAGGAATTGAAGTGGTAAATCCTTTATCATTATTAAATAATACTTTTGGTGAAAATAATGGAAACGGAATTGAAGGAAACTTTAAATTAGAATACAAACCAATTGAAGGTTTAAATGTAGTATCTCGTGTTGGTTATAAAATTTATAATGAAAAGCAACGTTCTTTTACACCAATTCAAGAATACGGAAATAGTAAAGTGTACAACAAAACGCAAAGTTCTGTTTATCAATTTAAAGCAACATCTACAAGAGTAAATTGGGAAACATTTGCTACGTATCAAAAAACATTTGCAGAAAATCATAACACTACTTTTACTGCAGGTACAAGTGTACAAAATGATTTGTTTGATGGTATTTATGCTACCGGTTTTGACGTACCAAACAATTCTTATGACTTTGCAGATATTAGCTTAACAAACTCTCAAAGTGAACAAAGAAGTTTAAATACAGGTAATGGAGATATTCGATTAACTTCTTTCTTTGGTAGAGTTCAATACGATTATAAAGGGAAATACTTGTTTTCAGGATTGATAAGAAGAGATGGAGCTTCAGTGTTTGATGAAGCTTTAAGAGTAGATAATTTTTGGTCTGTAACTTCAGGTTGGAAAATTTCTGATGAAGATTTCTTAAAAGATAGCGAAACTATCTCTTTCTTAAAGTTAAGAGCAAGTTATGGTACTTTAGGGAACTTAGTAGGAGATAATTTATATAGATCATTATTAAATGGTGAAGGAGAATATGTATTAGATGGAAGTTTAGTAGATGGAACTGCACAAGGTGGTTTGCCAAATAAATTAGCACAATGGGAAACAGCAGAAAAATTAGATATTGGTTTAGATATTAATTTCTTTGATGACAAATTAACTGTTGTTGCAGATTACTTTGAAGAAACAAGAAAAGATTTATTAATAGAAAACTTTCCTGTTTCTGGTTTATTAGGTTCTGCCGCACCAGGAGGAGCAAACCCAACAGTAAATGCGGGTACTTCTAAAAATACAGGTGGAGAATTAGCACTTAATTATAAGGCAATTTCTAAAGAAGATTTCACTCTAAATTTTGGTTATAATGTTACCTACGTAAAAAATGAAGTAACAGAGGTTTTAGATGGTGCTTTTGTAGAAGGAGGTAGTTTTGCTGTCGGAAATCTTGCACCTTCTAGAATGGAAGTTGGGCAACCAATTGGTTATTTCTTAGGCTTGCAAACAGATGGTATTTTTCAAACACAAGCAGAAGTAAACGCACACCCTTCTCAGTCTGGATTAGGTGCTGCAGTAACATCACCAGGAGATATTAGATATAAAGATACCAATGAAGATGGCGTTATCAATTTTGAAGATCGAGTAAATATTGGGAAACCACAAGCAGATTTTTATATGGGATTCAATGTTTCTGCTACCTATAAAAATTGGGATTTTACATCGTATTTGTATGCAGAATTAGGGAAAGACATGGTTAGAAACTTCGAACGTTTTTTACCAAATGTTAATAAACCTGCATATTATTTAGATAGATGGACAGGAGCAGGAACAAGTAATTCTGTACCAAGACTTACAAATGATGCAACAAACAACAAATTATTCTCAGATTTCTTTGTAGAAGACGCTTCATTCTTACGTATGCAAAACATACAGATTGGGTATAATTTTGCCCCTGAGTTATTAGAAAAAGTTGGCTTGTCTAAGGTAAGATTATACACGTCTATAAATAACTTATTTACTTTAACGGACTACACAGGTTATGATCCATCTATAAATGACGGAGCAATTGGAGCTGGTATTGATTCTGGGAGTTATCCATCTGCAAGACAGTTTTTATTAGGTTTAAACGTAACATTTTAA
- a CDS encoding carbohydrate binding domain-containing protein, with amino-acid sequence MKKIKIIYKALIVLLIINACAEEDRSLDFLDTIAAPTNVAASYNLSQDNSGLVTILPTADGGAYFDISFGDATPEEKSVEAGKSAQHTYIEGTYNVKIVAYNTKGDTTEATQELVVSFKAPENLEVTLENDVAISKQVNVTATADYAATYEFYSGEDGVTQPVLTGNIGDVISYQYPTAGTYSVKVIAKGGAVETTTYTADFEVTEILVPIVAAPKPPTRDAADVVSIFSDKYTQTTVDSFTTDWSSLALQEVITVDADNVLAYRDLNYAGIITEASPIDASSMEFVHFDIWTTNVDTFKLKFVDFNGTGYNDGSDNIEFEVENTITEKGKWLSFDIPLSEFTGVPFSDINQIVIAAAPQGTVFLDNFYFYKVSTTAPAFDDGLLTNGDFENGSDAWLIGIDDSSSAPVVTDAGNTYYSVNVTAAGQPYDVNASQKVEIIQGNTYTLTFDAWSDVNRPIIAGIGLSADPWSNDSKTVEITPTRTTYSVTLSAAEFGASDARVIFDLGAAVGMVNLDNVSLIIGTGNIIVNGDFENGSDAWLIGVDDTTAAPVVTDAGNTYYSVNVTAAGNSYDVNASQKLEIIQGNTYTLTFDAWSDVNRPIIAGIGLSADPWSNDSKTVEITPTRTTYSVTLSAAEFGASDARVIFDLGAAVGMVNLDDVSLSSN; translated from the coding sequence ATGAAGAAAATTAAAATAATATATAAAGCGTTAATAGTATTACTGATTATCAATGCTTGTGCAGAAGAAGATAGAAGTTTAGACTTTTTAGATACTATTGCTGCGCCAACTAATGTTGCTGCTAGTTATAATTTATCTCAAGATAATTCTGGGTTGGTTACCATTTTACCAACTGCAGATGGTGGGGCTTATTTTGATATTTCTTTTGGAGATGCAACTCCCGAAGAAAAAAGTGTAGAAGCTGGTAAAAGCGCCCAACATACTTATATAGAAGGTACTTACAATGTAAAAATAGTAGCCTATAATACAAAAGGAGATACAACAGAAGCAACGCAAGAATTAGTTGTTTCATTTAAAGCTCCAGAAAATTTAGAGGTTACTTTAGAGAATGATGTAGCCATTTCTAAACAAGTAAATGTTACTGCTACAGCAGATTATGCTGCTACGTATGAGTTTTACTCAGGTGAAGATGGTGTAACTCAACCAGTTTTAACAGGTAATATTGGCGATGTAATTTCTTATCAATATCCAACTGCAGGTACTTACTCTGTAAAGGTAATTGCTAAAGGTGGTGCTGTAGAAACAACAACATATACGGCAGATTTTGAAGTAACAGAAATTTTAGTTCCAATTGTTGCTGCACCAAAACCTCCTACAAGAGATGCAGCAGACGTAGTTTCTATATTTTCAGATAAATATACACAAACTACCGTAGATTCGTTTACTACAGATTGGTCTTCTTTAGCTTTACAAGAAGTAATTACAGTAGATGCTGACAATGTTTTAGCGTACAGAGATTTAAATTATGCGGGTATTATAACAGAGGCTTCTCCGATAGATGCTTCGTCAATGGAGTTTGTTCATTTTGATATTTGGACTACGAATGTAGATACTTTTAAATTGAAATTTGTTGACTTTAATGGTACAGGTTACAATGATGGTTCTGATAATATTGAATTTGAAGTAGAAAATACAATTACAGAAAAAGGAAAATGGTTAAGTTTTGATATTCCTTTATCAGAATTTACAGGAGTTCCATTTTCTGATATCAACCAAATTGTTATTGCTGCTGCACCACAAGGAACCGTGTTTTTAGATAACTTTTATTTTTATAAAGTAAGTACAACTGCACCAGCATTTGATGATGGATTATTAACCAATGGAGATTTTGAAAACGGAAGCGATGCTTGGTTAATTGGTATTGATGATAGTTCTTCTGCGCCAGTAGTAACAGATGCAGGTAATACTTACTACTCAGTAAACGTAACTGCAGCAGGTCAACCTTATGATGTAAATGCAAGTCAGAAAGTAGAAATAATTCAAGGAAATACGTACACATTAACTTTTGATGCTTGGTCAGACGTAAATAGACCCATAATTGCAGGAATTGGTTTAAGTGCAGATCCTTGGTCTAATGATTCTAAAACGGTAGAAATTACACCAACAAGAACAACGTATTCTGTTACGCTATCTGCAGCAGAATTTGGAGCCTCAGATGCTAGAGTTATTTTCGATTTAGGCGCAGCTGTAGGTATGGTTAATTTAGATAATGTATCTCTAATTATAGGTACAGGAAATATAATAGTTAATGGAGATTTCGAAAACGGAAGCGATGCTTGGTTAATTGGTGTTGATGACACTACTGCTGCTCCAGTAGTAACAGATGCAGGTAATACCTATTATTCTGTAAACGTAACGGCGGCAGGTAATTCTTATGATGTAAATGCAAGTCAAAAATTAGAAATTATTCAAGGAAACACATATACGTTAACTTTTGATGCTTGGTCAGACGTAAACAGACCTATAATTGCTGGTATTGGTTTAAGTGCAGACCCTTGGTCTAATGATTCTAAAACGGTAGAAATTACACCAACAAGAACAACCTATTCTGTAACATTATCTGCAGCAGAATTTGGAGCCTCAGACGCAAGAGTTATTTTCGATTTAGGAGCAGCAGTAGGTATGGTTAATTTAGATGATGTTTCATTATCTAGTAATTAG
- a CDS encoding alpha-amylase family glycosyl hydrolase, with amino-acid sequence MKKILFIFIIATIFSCKENSSTEKVVAQTLQKEFVWEGANIYFLLTDRFNNGDTSNDINFDRTKETGKLRGFEGGDIKGITQKIKDGYFTKLGINAIWMTPIVEQIHGGTDEGTGLSYGFHGYWAKDWTKIDPNFGTKEDLKELVALAHKNGIRVLLDAVINHTGPVTEKDPVWPSDWVRTSPQCSYDSYEHTVSCTLVKNLPDIKTESNDNVALPPQLIEKWKAEGCYEQEMEELNAFFTRTGHPRAPRFYIMKWLTDYITEFGIDGYRVDTVKHTEEFVWQEFKQECDAAFATYKKNNPEKVLDNSQFYLVGEVYNYTISDGKAFHLGEKKVNYFDKAFNSLINFELKWNVKQMAEAAVFQKYDSILQNNLKGYSVLNYMTSHDDGQPFDKERKMPYKTATMLLLTPGTSQVYYGDESARDLTIEGTVGDATLRSFMNWNAIENEKETQNILTHWQKLGQFRANHTAVGAGKHQLISEENGLVFSRVRNKDKIIAGLDLPIGDKVITVSSIFNDGEIVNDFYSNQTVVVKEGKVSVNSSFDVVLLEKQ; translated from the coding sequence ATGAAAAAAATACTCTTCATATTCATAATTGCAACTATTTTTAGTTGTAAAGAAAATTCATCAACAGAAAAAGTAGTAGCACAAACTTTACAAAAAGAGTTTGTTTGGGAAGGCGCTAATATTTATTTTTTGTTGACAGATCGTTTTAATAACGGAGATACAAGCAATGATATCAATTTTGATAGAACTAAAGAAACCGGAAAATTACGTGGTTTTGAAGGTGGAGATATTAAAGGGATTACGCAAAAAATAAAAGACGGGTATTTTACCAAATTAGGAATAAATGCCATTTGGATGACGCCAATTGTAGAGCAAATTCATGGAGGAACTGATGAAGGGACAGGTTTGTCTTATGGTTTTCATGGATATTGGGCAAAAGATTGGACAAAAATTGATCCTAATTTTGGAACAAAAGAAGATTTAAAAGAATTGGTTGCCCTCGCACATAAAAACGGAATTCGTGTTTTATTAGATGCAGTAATCAATCACACAGGGCCTGTTACAGAGAAAGATCCGGTTTGGCCTTCAGATTGGGTAAGAACGAGTCCGCAATGTTCTTATGATAGTTATGAACATACTGTTTCTTGTACGTTGGTTAAAAATTTACCAGACATTAAAACTGAAAGTAATGATAATGTTGCATTGCCGCCACAGTTAATAGAAAAATGGAAAGCAGAAGGATGTTATGAGCAAGAGATGGAAGAGTTAAATGCCTTTTTTACAAGAACAGGGCACCCTAGAGCGCCACGTTTTTATATTATGAAATGGTTAACAGATTATATTACAGAATTTGGAATTGATGGCTACCGAGTAGATACTGTAAAGCATACAGAAGAATTTGTGTGGCAAGAATTTAAGCAAGAATGCGATGCTGCTTTTGCTACTTACAAAAAGAATAATCCTGAAAAAGTTTTAGATAATAGCCAGTTTTATTTAGTGGGTGAGGTATATAATTATACAATTTCTGATGGAAAAGCATTTCATTTGGGTGAAAAAAAGGTAAATTATTTTGACAAAGCTTTTAATAGTTTAATCAATTTTGAATTGAAATGGAATGTCAAACAAATGGCAGAAGCAGCTGTTTTTCAAAAATATGATTCCATACTTCAAAACAATTTAAAAGGATATAGTGTTTTAAATTATATGACGTCTCATGATGATGGGCAACCTTTTGATAAGGAACGAAAAATGCCTTATAAAACGGCAACCATGTTGTTATTAACTCCAGGTACTTCGCAAGTCTATTATGGAGATGAATCTGCAAGAGATTTAACCATAGAAGGTACTGTTGGTGATGCCACTTTGCGTTCTTTTATGAATTGGAACGCTATAGAAAACGAAAAAGAAACTCAGAATATTTTAACTCATTGGCAAAAATTAGGGCAGTTTAGAGCAAACCATACTGCAGTTGGAGCAGGAAAGCATCAATTAATTTCAGAAGAAAATGGTCTGGTTTTTTCAAGAGTACGAAATAAAGATAAAATTATTGCGGGTCTTGATTTACCAATAGGAGATAAAGTAATTACTGTTTCATCTATATTTAATGATGGTGAAATAGTGAATGATTTTTATTCTAATCAAACGGTAGTAGTTAAAGAAGGAAAAGTAAGTGTAAATTCAAGTTTTGATGTTGTTTTGTTAGAAAAGCAATAA
- a CDS encoding RagB/SusD family nutrient uptake outer membrane protein, with protein MRNYNQKIKLGFIFMTSLFILSACSDDYLNNSKIYAEDSESFFNSETDYYNALVAAYDPLQSTFINVLMGEIASNNTLAGGESATDVPGYQQVDDMTHTPVNDQLQNLWSWMYGGVNRAAYILEFQDKTDFTGKEVIIAEARFLRAYYNFELVKWFGDIPIKAEGRFVLGDEKTIPRSPKADVYALIEADLEYAIANMTYTAPQVGRATKGSAQALLGKVYLYQDKFLQASTVLENVINNGGYVLESDYNKIFEFDGENGTGTVFEVQYTDTQGAGFDCLQCSEGNVAVGFQGVRGYDGDLFTSGFSFNIPTQEVVDEFEDGDNRKDVAILDIDAWSAATGAQFTTGYEHTGFYNRKYLPRKRNADAAGDLNITNPNNYRAIRFADVLLMAAEAFNRRPSADDAKAKTYLNKVRERAFGDTDHNITTTGTNLTAAIYHERRVELVGEGHQFFDLVRTGRGAQIAGFTTGKNEVFPIPVEEIQFSQGNWSQNDKY; from the coding sequence ATGAGAAATTACAATCAAAAAATAAAATTAGGATTCATCTTTATGACAAGCTTATTTATTTTAAGCGCATGTTCTGATGATTACTTAAATAATTCTAAAATTTACGCAGAAGATTCTGAATCTTTTTTCAATTCAGAAACAGATTATTACAATGCTTTAGTAGCAGCCTATGACCCATTGCAATCTACATTTATCAATGTATTAATGGGAGAAATTGCATCAAACAATACTTTAGCAGGAGGAGAAAGTGCTACAGATGTACCAGGGTATCAACAAGTAGATGATATGACGCACACACCTGTTAATGATCAACTTCAAAATCTTTGGAGTTGGATGTATGGTGGTGTTAATAGAGCTGCATACATTTTAGAATTTCAAGACAAAACAGATTTTACAGGTAAAGAAGTTATCATTGCAGAAGCTCGTTTTTTAAGAGCGTATTATAATTTTGAATTGGTAAAATGGTTTGGAGACATTCCTATTAAAGCAGAAGGTCGTTTTGTTTTGGGTGATGAAAAAACAATACCAAGATCGCCAAAAGCGGATGTTTATGCATTAATAGAAGCAGATTTAGAATATGCAATTGCAAACATGACCTATACAGCACCGCAAGTTGGTAGAGCAACAAAAGGATCTGCGCAAGCATTATTAGGTAAAGTATATTTATATCAAGATAAATTTTTACAAGCATCTACAGTTTTAGAAAATGTAATTAATAATGGTGGTTATGTATTAGAATCTGATTATAATAAAATCTTTGAATTTGATGGAGAAAACGGAACAGGTACTGTTTTCGAAGTTCAATATACAGACACTCAAGGAGCAGGTTTCGATTGTTTACAATGTAGCGAAGGTAATGTGGCAGTAGGTTTTCAAGGGGTTAGAGGTTATGATGGAGATTTATTTACATCGGGCTTTAGTTTTAATATTCCTACACAAGAAGTAGTAGACGAATTTGAAGATGGAGACAATAGAAAAGACGTAGCTATTTTAGACATCGATGCTTGGTCTGCTGCTACAGGTGCACAATTTACTACAGGTTATGAGCATACTGGTTTCTATAATAGAAAGTACTTACCAAGAAAAAGAAATGCAGATGCAGCAGGAGATTTAAATATAACCAACCCTAATAATTACAGAGCAATACGTTTTGCAGATGTATTATTAATGGCGGCTGAGGCTTTTAATAGAAGACCTTCTGCAGATGATGCCAAAGCTAAAACTTATTTAAATAAGGTTAGAGAAAGAGCTTTTGGCGATACAGATCATAACATTACAACAACAGGTACTAATTTAACAGCTGCTATTTATCACGAACGTAGAGTAGAATTAGTTGGAGAAGGTCATCAGTTTTTTGACTTAGTAAGAACAGGAAGAGGAGCTCAAATAGCAGGTTTTACAACAGGTAAAAATGAGGTGTTTCCAATACCTGTAGAAGAAATACAGTTTTCTCAAGGAAATTGGTCACAAAATGATAAATATTAA
- a CDS encoding helix-turn-helix and ligand-binding sensor domain-containing protein, translating to MYRTLSFLILLFVSSISYAQELPPIKIFTPENYKAQNQNWGIAQSEDDLIYVANNGGLLEYNGEHWQLYTHYSNPILRSLKIKGKVIYTGSFMDFGFWEKNEKGQLKYSSLVVDFKIKLKEGEEFWKVDFYQDWILFQSKTRIYFVNKITKEVKIIDSNETISGLFVINNTIFFQKKNIGVFTLENGEEKMFSGVDFFKNNKIINCFYQNKELVFLSEENGFATVKEHNVVLRTSDLNKGKFSVFSAIQLKDDSFVLGTISNGIIFLNSKGEITSTINRKNGLSNNTALSLFQDKTDNIWIGLDNGINCINISSAFKIFEDEDGALGTVYSSFFFDNELYLGTNQGLFFKDKDLKYKIIKGTEGQVWFLKEIDGILFCGHDKGTFIIKDKKVINIIAEQLGTWNIKKVPNNTDILIQGTYQGLSILEKKNGVWRFRNKIDGFNISSRFYEFYKDKLYVNHELKGFYELKIDENYSKVLHQKKVNIPEEGYGSNVFTFSNNLFYASSKGIFKKLPNGNFSKDTLFTNVLNNIENITTIRKLPEKKNTFYSFSNNNILFITSNSVSLKPQVKRIPIAGAIRNNVLGFENLTQISENNYLIGTSHGYLLLNDAIEKSEQEVAISLQYVLVHKIDGIKTNLSLEGEIELENKQNNIDFSYSISKYDKIIKNEYQYQLKGLSSTWSAWSENSSQLFENLPYGDYVFNVKGKYGNQVTKMESFSFSIERPYYLSNLFFVFYTLSVVFIIVMINIYYRRRYKRKNKILLEKAQKELKLKELENSQIIMKLNNEKLRVDIDSKSRELASSTMNIIKKNDFLNTIKTELINGDSKNILKVIKIIDKNLNNSDDWKMFQEAFNNADKNFLKKVKDKHVNLTPNDLRLCAYLRLNLSSKEIAPLLNISPRSVEVKRYRLRKKMDLPHDSNLTNYILEI from the coding sequence ATGTATAGAACTTTATCTTTCTTAATTCTTCTTTTTGTTTCTTCTATAAGTTACGCACAGGAGTTACCGCCAATAAAAATATTTACACCAGAAAATTACAAAGCTCAGAACCAAAATTGGGGAATAGCACAATCTGAAGACGATTTAATTTACGTAGCCAATAATGGAGGTCTTTTAGAATATAATGGAGAGCATTGGCAATTGTATACACATTATTCTAATCCGATTTTAAGATCATTAAAAATTAAAGGAAAAGTTATTTATACGGGTTCTTTTATGGATTTTGGTTTTTGGGAGAAAAATGAAAAAGGTCAGTTAAAATATAGTTCTTTAGTAGTAGATTTTAAAATAAAACTAAAAGAAGGAGAAGAGTTTTGGAAGGTTGATTTTTATCAAGATTGGATACTTTTTCAATCTAAAACAAGAATTTATTTTGTAAATAAAATCACCAAAGAAGTTAAAATAATAGATTCTAATGAAACTATTTCAGGGCTTTTTGTAATAAATAATACTATTTTTTTTCAAAAAAAGAACATTGGTGTATTTACACTAGAAAATGGAGAAGAAAAGATGTTTTCTGGTGTTGATTTTTTTAAAAATAATAAAATTATTAATTGTTTTTATCAAAATAAAGAACTTGTTTTTTTATCCGAAGAAAATGGTTTTGCTACCGTAAAAGAACATAATGTTGTTCTACGAACTTCAGATTTAAATAAAGGGAAGTTTTCTGTTTTTAGTGCAATTCAGCTAAAAGACGATAGTTTTGTATTGGGAACAATTTCTAATGGAATTATTTTTTTAAACTCTAAAGGAGAGATTACGTCTACCATTAATAGAAAAAATGGATTAAGTAATAATACAGCTCTTTCCTTGTTTCAGGATAAAACAGATAATATTTGGATTGGTTTAGATAACGGAATTAATTGTATAAATATATCTTCTGCTTTTAAAATTTTTGAAGATGAAGATGGTGCTTTAGGTACAGTTTATAGTTCTTTCTTTTTTGATAATGAGCTTTATTTAGGAACAAATCAAGGTTTGTTTTTTAAAGATAAAGATTTAAAATATAAAATTATAAAAGGTACAGAAGGGCAAGTGTGGTTTCTGAAAGAAATTGACGGAATCCTTTTTTGTGGACATGATAAAGGAACCTTTATCATAAAAGATAAAAAAGTTATAAATATTATTGCAGAGCAACTTGGTACTTGGAATATTAAAAAGGTGCCAAATAATACGGATATTTTAATTCAAGGTACTTATCAAGGTTTATCTATTCTAGAAAAGAAAAACGGAGTATGGAGGTTTAGAAATAAAATTGATGGTTTTAATATTTCTAGCAGATTTTATGAGTTTTATAAAGATAAACTGTATGTAAATCATGAATTAAAGGGGTTCTATGAGTTAAAAATAGACGAAAATTACTCTAAGGTTCTTCATCAAAAGAAAGTTAATATTCCTGAAGAAGGATATGGATCTAATGTTTTTACTTTTAGTAATAATTTGTTTTACGCTTCTTCTAAAGGGATTTTTAAAAAACTACCTAATGGTAATTTTAGTAAAGATACACTGTTTACAAATGTTTTAAATAATATTGAGAACATAACAACTATAAGGAAGTTACCAGAAAAAAAGAACACTTTTTACAGTTTTTCTAATAATAATATTCTTTTTATAACTTCTAATAGTGTTAGTTTAAAACCACAGGTAAAACGGATTCCTATTGCTGGGGCTATCAGGAATAATGTGTTGGGGTTTGAGAATCTAACACAAATTAGTGAAAACAATTATTTAATAGGTACTTCTCATGGTTATTTATTATTAAATGATGCTATTGAAAAAAGCGAACAAGAGGTCGCTATTTCTCTTCAATATGTTCTTGTACATAAAATTGATGGAATAAAAACCAATCTTTCATTAGAAGGTGAAATTGAATTAGAAAACAAACAAAATAATATTGATTTTTCATATAGTATTTCTAAGTATGATAAAATTATTAAAAATGAATACCAATACCAACTAAAAGGTTTGTCTAGTACTTGGTCTGCTTGGTCAGAGAATTCATCACAACTTTTTGAAAATTTACCTTATGGAGATTATGTCTTTAATGTTAAGGGAAAATATGGAAACCAGGTAACCAAAATGGAATCTTTTTCCTTTTCTATAGAACGACCTTATTATTTGAGTAACTTATTTTTCGTTTTTTATACGTTATCTGTGGTTTTTATTATTGTAATGATAAATATATATTACAGAAGAAGGTACAAACGAAAAAACAAAATTTTATTAGAGAAAGCTCAGAAAGAATTAAAATTAAAGGAGTTAGAAAATTCTCAGATAATAATGAAATTGAATAATGAAAAATTAAGAGTAGATATAGATAGTAAAAGTAGGGAATTGGCTAGTTCTACAATGAATATTATAAAGAAAAACGATTTCTTAAACACTATTAAAACCGAATTGATAAACGGAGATAGTAAAAACATTTTAAAAGTAATTAAGATTATTGATAAGAATTTAAATAATTCTGATGATTGGAAAATGTTTCAAGAAGCATTTAATAATGCTGATAAGAACTTTCTTAAAAAAGTAAAAGATAAGCATGTAAATTTAACACCTAATGATTTAAGACTTTGTGCTTACCTAAGGTTAAATTTATCATCTAAAGAAATTGCTCCATTATTAAACATATCTCCAAGAAGTGTAGAGGTTAAAAGGTATCGATTAAGAAAAAAAATGGACTTACCACACGACTCTAATTTAACCAACTACATCTTAGAAATTTAA